A genomic segment from Daphnia carinata strain CSIRO-1 chromosome 1, CSIRO_AGI_Dcar_HiC_V3, whole genome shotgun sequence encodes:
- the LOC130691389 gene encoding uncharacterized protein LOC130691389: MGCVGSKDQQKAAYDRLSQYQLASLEESKGLKKVPIPLDPEEGRDKHHSISPCQFHNLFYDGFYAPYMSNPDYLMLVDVRDENSFLERHILSARWYGTLPLENLQDLSKYTLIILYDQDGSDENQDSNMKRVQTLLQSAQLDPFCICGGIVQIERSLPYMIASNCSGVPERQLALGWYPSIIMEDTMWLGRMEQGSNTTILLNLNITHLIHIGQTGPALAFPGMTCLTVNWSETLKGQELYNALKGATSFAIKAIQEKGRVLILGDQGVNRSATLTMAVLMQDKSCTLEDSFYYVKCLRPAVQPSPPHLEVLSKFETELFGKKISSVEDLW; the protein is encoded by the exons ATGGGCTGCGTAGGGAGTAAAGACCAACAGAAAGCCGCTTACGATAGATTATCACAATATCAACTCG CCTCACTTGAAGAATCAAAAGGTTTGAAAAAAGTGCCCATTCCATTGGATCCAGAAGAGGGGCGAGACAAGCACCACAGCATATCACCATGTCAGTTCCACAACTTATTCTACGATGGATTTTATGCACCATACATGAGCAATCCGGATTATTTGATGTTGGTAGACGTCCGCGACGAAAACTCATTCCTCGAGAGGCATATCCTCTCTGCACGTTGGTATGGAACCCTTCCGTTAGAAAACCTTCAGGACTTGAGCAAGTACACGCTTATTATCCTCTATGACCAAGATGGAAGCGACGAAAACCAAGATTCAAATATGAAGAGAGTCCAAACTTTATTGCAAAGCGCCCAGTTAGACCCGTTCTGCATTTGTGGCGGAATAGTACAAATAGAGCGATCATTGCCTTATATGATTGCTTCGAATTGTTCTGGAGTTCCAGAGCGTCAACTAGCACTTGGTTGGTATCCGTCCATCATCATGGAAGATACAATGTGGCTTGGAAGAATGGAACAAGGATCGAACACCACTATTCTATTGAATCTAAACATTACCCATTTGATCCACATTGGACAGACAGGACCTGCATTGGCCTTTCCCGGCATGACTTGCTTAACAGTCAACTGGAGTGAAACGCTGAAAG GTCAAGAACTGTATAACGCACTTAAAGGAGCAACATCGTTTGCCATAAAAGCAATTCAAGAAAAAGGACGTGTACTAATCTTGGGGGACCAAGGCGTCAATCGCAGCGCAACATTAACt ATGGCCGTGCTGATGCAAGATAAAAGCTGTACTCTGGAGGATTCTTTTTACTATGTAAAGTGCTTGCGGCCGGCAGTTCAACCCAGTCCTCCTCATCTAGAAGTTCTGAGTAAATTTGAAACAGAACTTTTCGGCAAAAAGATCTCTTCTGTAGAAGACCTATGGTGA
- the LOC130691380 gene encoding ZZ-type zinc finger-containing protein 3-like isoform X2, which yields MIAVQNMEKIIPLKKEALESPLAFIEKLQRGENMDFPQPQVIAEIPEINWSKYGVVIPENLEEKATENQKPLSTNNSDSETSKDAERGKDGKLLVRGREFNQKKPETFNQLWTPEEQKRLEELLVIYPPEQVEMERFRKIARALGNRTPLQVQSRVQKYFIKLQKAGLPVPGRTYNFTQYSNNRKSGHRHQRNNRFLFPSSTFFASATPPVYMNDLDDSSELFNEPSPAPKHEDIQVSDEDVPDSLKMSEGYSELMWLKLMKRIKSKQNHLGMMIHYGYRCDHCGLDPISGTRWHCFLCPSNVSTDLCEKCAFQLASKGGYHQPNHKMTPILKSEPLPRQGPSYLQPNFMTEN from the exons ATGATTGCTGTGcagaacatggaaaaaataaTACCTCTGAAGAAAGAAGCCCTGGAATCACCTTTAGCATTTATTGAAAAACTACAGAGAGGTGAGAACATGGATTTCCCCCAACCTCAAGTCATTGCAGAG ATTCCAGAAATAAATTGGTCAAAATATGGGGTAGTTATACCTGAGAATCTTGAAGAAAAGGCTACAGAAAATCAAAAGCCTTTGTCTACTAACAACAGTGATAGTGAAACCTCCAAAGATGCAGAAAGAGGCAAAGATGGAAAACTGTTGGTACGAGGAAGAGAGTTCAATCAGAAAAAACCAGAAACTTTCAATCAGCTTTGGACTCCTGAAGAGCAGAAACGGCTGGAAGAGTTGCTTGTTATATATCCACCAGAACAAGTAGAGATGGAGCGATTTAGAAAGATTGCTAGAGCCCTCGGAAATAGGACACCTCTTCAAGTACAAAGTAGagttcaaaaatattttataaagcTCCAGAAAGCAGGACTTCCAGTTCCTGGAAGAACTTACAATTTCACTCAGTATAGCAACAATCGCAAA TCTGGTCATCGACATCAAAGGAACAATAGATTTCTCTTTCCATCCTCAACCTTTTTCGCATCAGCTACCCCACCGGTCTACATGAATGACTTGGACGATAGCTCTGAATTATTTAATGAGCCTAGTCCAGCACCGAAACATGAAGATATTCAAGTCTCT GACGAAGATGTTCCGGATTCGTTGAAAATGTCTGAAGGATATAGTGAACTCATGTGGCTGAAGTTAATGAAACGGATCAAGTCTAAGCAAAACCATCTTGGTATGATGATTCATTATGGTTATCGTTGCGATCATTGTGGCCTTGATCCAATTTCGGGCACCCGTTGGCACTGCTTTCTGTGCCCCTCAAACGTTTCAACTGATCTGTGTGAAAAGTGTGCCTTCCAATTAGCTTCTAAAGGTGGCTATCATCAACCTAATCACAAAATGACTCCTATACTTAAATCAGAACCGCTACCTCGTCAAGGACCCAGCTATCTGCAACCAAATTTCATGacggaaaattga
- the LOC130691380 gene encoding ZZ-type zinc finger-containing protein 3-like isoform X1, protein MAERVEGKNDEGLKDNESVGWAEENLDSFGEYCFETDQLALKGNADYQALLRTLAVLEGQRMIAVQNMEKIIPLKKEALESPLAFIEKLQRGENMDFPQPQVIAEIPEINWSKYGVVIPENLEEKATENQKPLSTNNSDSETSKDAERGKDGKLLVRGREFNQKKPETFNQLWTPEEQKRLEELLVIYPPEQVEMERFRKIARALGNRTPLQVQSRVQKYFIKLQKAGLPVPGRTYNFTQYSNNRKSGHRHQRNNRFLFPSSTFFASATPPVYMNDLDDSSELFNEPSPAPKHEDIQVSDEDVPDSLKMSEGYSELMWLKLMKRIKSKQNHLGMMIHYGYRCDHCGLDPISGTRWHCFLCPSNVSTDLCEKCAFQLASKGGYHQPNHKMTPILKSEPLPRQGPSYLQPNFMTEN, encoded by the exons ATGGCAGAAAGGGTGGAAGGGAAAAATGATGAAGGTCTAAAGGATAATGAAAGTGTTGGGTGGGCAGAAGAAAACCTGGACAGTTTTGGAGAATACTGTTTTGAAACTGACCAGCTAGCTTTAAAGGGAAATGCAGATTATCAAGCATTGCTAAG AACATTAGCAGTGCTTGAAGGGCAGCGAATGATTGCTGTGcagaacatggaaaaaataaTACCTCTGAAGAAAGAAGCCCTGGAATCACCTTTAGCATTTATTGAAAAACTACAGAGAGGTGAGAACATGGATTTCCCCCAACCTCAAGTCATTGCAGAG ATTCCAGAAATAAATTGGTCAAAATATGGGGTAGTTATACCTGAGAATCTTGAAGAAAAGGCTACAGAAAATCAAAAGCCTTTGTCTACTAACAACAGTGATAGTGAAACCTCCAAAGATGCAGAAAGAGGCAAAGATGGAAAACTGTTGGTACGAGGAAGAGAGTTCAATCAGAAAAAACCAGAAACTTTCAATCAGCTTTGGACTCCTGAAGAGCAGAAACGGCTGGAAGAGTTGCTTGTTATATATCCACCAGAACAAGTAGAGATGGAGCGATTTAGAAAGATTGCTAGAGCCCTCGGAAATAGGACACCTCTTCAAGTACAAAGTAGagttcaaaaatattttataaagcTCCAGAAAGCAGGACTTCCAGTTCCTGGAAGAACTTACAATTTCACTCAGTATAGCAACAATCGCAAA TCTGGTCATCGACATCAAAGGAACAATAGATTTCTCTTTCCATCCTCAACCTTTTTCGCATCAGCTACCCCACCGGTCTACATGAATGACTTGGACGATAGCTCTGAATTATTTAATGAGCCTAGTCCAGCACCGAAACATGAAGATATTCAAGTCTCT GACGAAGATGTTCCGGATTCGTTGAAAATGTCTGAAGGATATAGTGAACTCATGTGGCTGAAGTTAATGAAACGGATCAAGTCTAAGCAAAACCATCTTGGTATGATGATTCATTATGGTTATCGTTGCGATCATTGTGGCCTTGATCCAATTTCGGGCACCCGTTGGCACTGCTTTCTGTGCCCCTCAAACGTTTCAACTGATCTGTGTGAAAAGTGTGCCTTCCAATTAGCTTCTAAAGGTGGCTATCATCAACCTAATCACAAAATGACTCCTATACTTAAATCAGAACCGCTACCTCGTCAAGGACCCAGCTATCTGCAACCAAATTTCATGacggaaaattga
- the LOC130691379 gene encoding uncharacterized protein LOC130691379, protein MLQGHLILLFCVLINSCVYCQLYQGHAEEQNIHANQRSSLKGYFGNSWRRQVLGGNSEVPILTNNTVSPTSLTGMSSADVEDVGTRDGKFFSLFTVVKFANDDCTTAANENGTCYSASECSARGGMSSGSCAGGFGVCCTFSYTCGQTTYQNSSYFSNINYPSSYDGTGSCQLTVNKVSNNVCQLRLDFFVMVLIQPETNDSNCNRDQFIVTGGSRVPAICGTNNGQHMYIETGLLGNSPITLTVVTSGTGFARQWRIKVTQMNCDSISRAPNGCLQYFTGVSGTIRSFNYDGTSGRQLSNQDYSICIRTESNFCSIAYNVCAGGVYSITGPTGGSATAQGTPIGALVGATTCNTDWLTIPCASDNGRTIQRGNTICQDRLCGDAFASVVQATSGTVITSVRPFQVTVHFDAFEAIVPTSVTNVQGQFNNRGFCLSYIQQPCTS, encoded by the exons ATGCTTCAAGGCCActtgattttgttattttgtgtGCTCATCAATAGTTGTGTTTATTGCCAGTTATACCAGGGGCATGCTGAAGAACAAAATATTCACGCAAATCAGCGCTCGTCGCTAAAAGGTTATTTTGGTAATAGCTGGCGACGACAGGTTTTAGGTGGTAACTCGGAAGTACCGATCCTAACCAACAACACCGTTTCTCCTACCAGTCTTACTGGAATGTCAAGTGCTGATGTGGAAGATGTTGGAACACGCGATGGAAAAT TTTTTTCGCTGTTTACGGTCGTGAAATTTGCCAATGACGACTGCACAACTGCAGCTAATGAAAACGGTACCTGTTACTCGGCATCCGAGTGCAGCGCTAGGGGTGGAATGTCCAGTGGGTCTTGCGCCGGTGGATTTGGTGTCTGCTGCACTT TTTCTTACACCTGTGGCCAAACGACGTACCAGAATTCTTcatatttttcaaacattaattATCCTTCGAGCTATGATGGCACAGGATCATGTCAACTTACAGTGAACAAGGTATCAAACAACGTGTGTCAGCTAAG atTGGACTTTTTTGTAATGGTCCTGATACAACCTGAAACGAACGATAGCAACTGCAACCGAGATCAGTTTATTGTTACAGGTGGAAGTCGCGTACCAGCCATTTGCGGGACAAATAATGGGCAACACA TGTACATCGAAACTGGATTGCTCGGGAATAGTCCGATTACGTTGACGGTGGTTACAAGTGGAACCGGCTTTGCTCGTCAATGGAGGATAAAAGTGACCCAGATGAATTGCGATTCTATCAGCAGAG CTCCAAACGGTTGCCTGCAATACTTCACGGGCGTGTCAGGTACGATACGATCGTTCAACTATGATGGAACTTCCGGCCGCCAACTTTCAAATCAAGATTACAGCATATGCATCCGTACTGAAAGCAATTTTTGCAGTATCGCATATAACGTATGTGCCGGTGGAGTGTATTCTATTACTGGTCCCACCGGAGGCTCGGCTACTGCTCAAGGAACACCAATTGGAGCATTG gtGGGGGCTACTACGTGCAATACAGATTGGCTTACTATTCCGTGTGCTTCCGATAATGGTCGAACAATCCAAAGAGGAAATACTATATGCCAAGATCGCTTGTGCGGAGATGCATTCGCTTCGGTGGTTCAGGCTACCAGTGGGACTGTCATCACCAGCGTACGGCCCTTCCAAGTCACCGTTCACTTCGATGCTTTTGAGGCGATCGTGCCAACATCGGTGACTAACGTTCAAGGACAATTCAATAACCGAGGATTTTGCCTTAGTTATATCCAACAACCATGCACTTCATAA